In Actinacidiphila yeochonensis CN732, a genomic segment contains:
- a CDS encoding DUF5987 family protein, with protein MTLEAYADTIIPGAKRWPQDRAVAGLSHDGGAVEAGAVTLLEGPEGGLAPALDDLATALNGHAVRHRDAHGLPEDPSVPAFVALEADERIALVRELTALGHPEQALWVGLAIFSTMAFDSAPHLHTADAVRDGHVGLKTLGFAQPDADGLWRFADHSYRRELAPSHPDTNSTGSLA; from the coding sequence ATGACGCTGGAGGCGTACGCGGACACCATCATCCCCGGCGCGAAGCGGTGGCCGCAGGACCGCGCCGTCGCCGGGCTCTCGCACGACGGCGGGGCCGTGGAGGCCGGCGCGGTCACCCTGCTGGAGGGCCCCGAGGGCGGGCTCGCCCCCGCGCTCGACGACCTCGCCACCGCCCTCAACGGCCACGCCGTCCGCCACCGCGACGCGCACGGCCTGCCCGAGGACCCGTCGGTGCCCGCCTTCGTGGCGCTGGAGGCCGACGAACGCATCGCCCTCGTACGTGAGTTGACGGCGCTGGGCCACCCCGAGCAGGCCCTCTGGGTGGGTCTGGCCATCTTCTCCACGATGGCCTTCGACAGCGCCCCCCACCTGCACACGGCCGACGCGGTCAGGGACGGCCACGTGGGCCTGAAGACCCTGGGCTTCGCCCAACCCGACGCCGACGGCCTGTGGCGCTTCGCCGACCACTCCTACCGCAGGGAGCTGGCACCCTCCCACCCCGACACCAACTCCACCGGGAGCCTTGCGTGA
- a CDS encoding FAD-dependent oxidoreductase: MSATESTDVLVVGSGFGGSITAYHLAAGGAKVVVLERGPWLAGEEFEHDFKFGSSSSRIFDFVIGDGMGVLGGNCVGGGSVVYFAALPRAPRFVFERHGSIGRRMWPAAVDRDALDPWYDRVAESLPVTRTDWNDATYAGGLFGAACARAGHTANPVPAAIDQSLCVNCNWMMAGCRFDAKRSLLLNYLPAALSHGAEIRPLHEVQRISRLDDGSYRVHYRTVDDTDYRVLGDEGVIDAKIVVLAAGAGATPVILQRSEAELGTMPHAVGRYFSGNGERLNTAVLNEDKVAELLGLSRPDGSAYRAMQIGKGPTVATWDRLDGSLPEYERFSLEQLYFPPGLGTILAQVKNPTGPSWFGVEKKEMLRRWQSWLTMFTMSEDDNEGVFGPPPPTGNSVRLSQQLLGFGNLSYRPTPNTQRGWELSDAAAREIFERDGLAEVTPWTNDLVGAYTVHPLASCRIGDDPDTSALDDRHELRGHAGIFVTDGSAVPGALTVNPAFTIAALAERAIPGIVKAARERGVDVRYGAPTPEGETSTRRATMARAAALTER; the protein is encoded by the coding sequence GTGAGCGCGACCGAGAGCACGGACGTCCTTGTCGTCGGCAGCGGCTTCGGCGGCTCCATCACCGCATACCACCTGGCCGCCGGCGGCGCGAAGGTCGTCGTCCTGGAGCGCGGGCCCTGGCTCGCCGGCGAGGAGTTCGAGCACGACTTCAAGTTCGGCTCCTCCTCCTCGCGGATCTTCGACTTCGTCATCGGCGACGGCATGGGCGTGCTCGGCGGCAACTGCGTCGGCGGCGGCAGCGTCGTCTACTTCGCCGCGCTGCCCCGTGCGCCCCGCTTCGTCTTCGAGCGCCACGGCAGCATCGGCCGCCGGATGTGGCCGGCCGCGGTCGACCGGGACGCGCTCGACCCCTGGTACGACCGGGTCGCCGAGTCGCTTCCGGTGACCCGCACCGACTGGAACGACGCCACCTACGCCGGCGGCCTGTTCGGCGCGGCGTGCGCCCGGGCCGGCCACACCGCCAACCCGGTGCCCGCCGCCATCGACCAGTCCCTGTGCGTCAACTGCAACTGGATGATGGCCGGGTGCCGCTTCGACGCGAAGCGCTCACTGCTGCTCAACTACCTTCCGGCGGCGCTCTCGCACGGCGCCGAGATCCGCCCGCTGCACGAGGTGCAGCGGATCTCCCGCCTCGACGACGGCTCCTACCGCGTGCACTACCGCACCGTCGACGACACCGACTACCGCGTCCTGGGCGACGAGGGCGTCATCGACGCCAAGATCGTCGTGCTGGCCGCCGGCGCCGGCGCCACCCCGGTCATCCTCCAGCGCTCCGAAGCCGAACTCGGCACCATGCCGCACGCGGTGGGCCGCTACTTCTCCGGCAACGGCGAACGCCTCAACACCGCCGTGCTGAACGAGGACAAGGTGGCCGAACTGCTCGGCCTGAGCCGCCCGGACGGCTCCGCCTACCGCGCCATGCAGATCGGCAAGGGCCCCACCGTGGCCACCTGGGACCGGCTGGACGGCTCACTGCCGGAGTACGAGCGCTTCTCCCTGGAGCAGCTCTACTTCCCGCCGGGGCTGGGCACCATCCTGGCCCAGGTCAAGAACCCGACCGGGCCGTCGTGGTTCGGCGTGGAGAAGAAGGAGATGCTGCGCCGCTGGCAGTCCTGGCTGACCATGTTCACCATGTCCGAGGACGACAACGAGGGCGTCTTCGGGCCGCCGCCGCCCACCGGCAACTCGGTCCGGCTGTCGCAGCAGCTGCTCGGGTTCGGCAACCTCAGCTACCGGCCCACCCCCAACACCCAGCGCGGCTGGGAGCTCTCGGACGCCGCCGCCCGCGAGATCTTCGAGCGCGACGGCCTGGCCGAGGTCACCCCGTGGACCAACGACCTGGTCGGCGCCTACACCGTCCACCCGCTCGCCTCCTGCCGGATCGGTGACGACCCGGACACCTCGGCCCTCGACGACCGGCACGAACTGCGCGGCCACGCCGGCATCTTCGTCACCGACGGCTCCGCCGTCCCGGGCGCGCTGACCGTCAACCCCGCCTTCACCATCGCCGCGCTCGCCGAACGGGCGATCCCCGGCATCGTCAAGGCCGCCCGGGAGCGCGGTGTCGACGTCCGCTACGGCGCCCCCACCCCGGAGGGCGAGACCAGCACCCGGCGCGCCACCATGGCTCGGGCCGCCGCGCTGACGGAGCGCTGA
- a CDS encoding carboxymuconolactone decarboxylase family protein → MAAHPLRAALRGSSLGQILHLTPVRPQDATGQVAQVYRAMEREFGVVAPPVALHSPVAPLMAASWLVLREALLIPGTAGRTVKETVATAVSRTNTCPYCVTVHGAMLRALQAAPAATGALEAWADWTRSAQDVAAEGGLDGQDGAGWPVPAGQAGELIAVVVLFHYLNRVVNVFLGEAPMPPGAPSGALAVVGPVLARIIRSGARRTGGPGEYLELLPAAELPGDLAWADTPALAGAFARAAAAMEEAGMRWVPDRVRALVTRRLAAWDGSGPGLSRSWVAEATAGLPEEERAAGRLALLTALASYQVDATTLADVRADHPGDEAVLGVASWAAMAAARRVGRAMADREATRTPPVG, encoded by the coding sequence GTGGCGGCGCACCCGCTGCGCGCCGCGCTGCGCGGGTCCTCGCTCGGGCAGATCCTGCACCTCACCCCGGTCCGCCCGCAGGACGCCACCGGGCAGGTCGCGCAGGTGTACCGCGCCATGGAGCGGGAGTTCGGCGTCGTCGCACCCCCGGTCGCGCTGCACTCCCCGGTCGCGCCGCTGATGGCGGCGAGCTGGCTGGTACTGCGTGAGGCGCTGCTGATCCCGGGCACCGCGGGCCGTACGGTCAAGGAGACCGTCGCCACGGCGGTGTCCCGGACCAACACCTGCCCGTACTGCGTCACCGTCCACGGCGCGATGCTCCGTGCGCTGCAGGCCGCCCCCGCGGCGACCGGCGCGCTCGAAGCCTGGGCGGACTGGACCCGGTCCGCCCAGGACGTGGCCGCGGAGGGCGGGCTGGACGGCCAGGACGGGGCCGGGTGGCCGGTCCCGGCCGGGCAGGCCGGCGAACTCATCGCGGTGGTGGTGCTGTTCCACTACCTCAACCGCGTCGTCAACGTGTTCCTCGGGGAGGCCCCGATGCCGCCCGGAGCCCCCTCGGGGGCGCTCGCGGTGGTCGGGCCGGTCCTCGCGCGGATCATCCGCTCGGGGGCCCGCCGGACGGGCGGCCCCGGGGAGTACCTGGAGCTGCTGCCGGCGGCGGAGCTGCCGGGCGACCTCGCCTGGGCGGACACCCCGGCCCTGGCCGGGGCGTTCGCCCGCGCCGCGGCGGCGATGGAGGAGGCGGGCATGCGGTGGGTGCCGGACCGCGTACGCGCGCTCGTGACGCGGCGGCTGGCCGCCTGGGACGGCTCCGGCCCCGGCCTCAGCCGGAGTTGGGTCGCCGAGGCGACGGCCGGACTGCCCGAGGAGGAGCGCGCGGCGGGCCGGCTGGCCCTGCTCACCGCACTCGCCTCCTACCAGGTGGACGCCACCACCCTCGCCGACGTCCGGGCGGATCACCCCGGCGACGAGGCCGTCCTCGGGGTGGCCTCCTGGGCCGCCATGGCGGCGGCCCGCCGGGTGGGCCGGGCGATGGCGGACCGCGAGGCCACCCGCACGCCACCGGTCGGCTGA
- a CDS encoding cytochrome P450, producing the protein MMRNRLSVLARASAEYGDAVRVPLGPKTLYLFNHPEHAKHVLADNAAAYHKGIGQVHARRVMGDGLLTSEGETWRRQRRTIQPVFQPKRIAKQFETIAAEATAFVATLRAAGANGPVNVSEQLTALTLGVLGRTLLDADLSAFESIGESFAAVQDQAMFEMMSLSAVPMWLPLPGQIRFRRAQRDLTRVVDQLAADRVARPGGARDDVVSRLVDANAQQPDPVAGSRRMRDELVTLLLAGHETTASTLTWAFELLDRHPDVWHRMHEEAVAVLGDQPRYEDLHRLTYTSMVVEETMRLNPPVWLLPRVAQEPDVIGGYGVPAGADVVVSPYLLHRHPDYWKEPERFDPERFAPGRSTGRERYSYIPFGAGPRYCVGSSLGLMEAVVVLATVARELRLETVPGYRVRAEPMLTLRVRGGLPMTVREAG; encoded by the coding sequence ATGATGCGGAACCGGCTCTCGGTCCTCGCCCGGGCCTCGGCCGAGTACGGGGACGCCGTCCGGGTGCCGCTGGGGCCGAAGACCCTGTACCTGTTCAACCACCCCGAGCACGCCAAGCACGTGCTCGCCGACAACGCCGCCGCCTACCACAAGGGCATCGGCCAGGTGCACGCCCGACGGGTCATGGGCGACGGCCTGCTCACCAGCGAGGGCGAGACGTGGCGGCGGCAGCGCCGGACGATCCAGCCGGTCTTCCAACCCAAGCGGATCGCCAAGCAGTTCGAGACCATCGCCGCCGAGGCCACCGCGTTCGTGGCGACGCTGCGGGCGGCGGGCGCGAACGGGCCGGTCAACGTCAGCGAGCAGCTGACCGCGCTGACCCTGGGCGTCCTCGGCCGCACCCTGCTGGACGCGGACCTCAGCGCCTTCGAGTCGATCGGGGAGTCGTTCGCGGCCGTCCAGGACCAGGCGATGTTCGAGATGATGTCGCTGAGCGCCGTCCCCATGTGGCTGCCGCTGCCCGGTCAGATCCGCTTCCGCCGGGCCCAGCGCGACCTCACCCGGGTGGTGGACCAGCTCGCCGCCGACCGCGTCGCCCGCCCCGGCGGTGCGCGGGACGACGTCGTCTCCCGGCTGGTCGACGCCAACGCCCAGCAGCCCGACCCCGTGGCCGGCAGCCGGCGGATGCGCGACGAGCTGGTCACCCTGCTGCTGGCCGGCCACGAGACCACCGCCTCCACGCTCACCTGGGCCTTCGAGCTGCTGGACCGCCACCCGGACGTGTGGCACCGGATGCACGAGGAGGCGGTCGCCGTCCTCGGCGACCAGCCCAGGTACGAGGACCTGCACCGGCTGACGTACACCTCGATGGTGGTCGAGGAGACCATGCGGCTGAACCCGCCGGTCTGGCTGCTCCCCCGGGTCGCCCAGGAGCCGGACGTGATCGGCGGCTACGGGGTGCCCGCCGGCGCCGACGTCGTCGTCAGCCCCTACCTGCTGCACCGGCACCCGGACTACTGGAAGGAGCCCGAGCGCTTCGACCCCGAGCGGTTCGCCCCGGGCCGCTCCACGGGCCGCGAGCGGTACAGCTACATCCCGTTCGGCGCCGGGCCGCGCTACTGCGTCGGCTCCAGCCTCGGCCTCATGGAGGCGGTGGTGGTGCTGGCGACGGTGGCCCGGGAGCTGCGGCTGGAGACCGTGCCGGGCTACCGGGTGCGCGCCGAGCCGATGCTGACGCTGCGGGTGCGCGGCGGCCTGCCGATGACGGTCCGCGAGGCCGGCTGA
- a CDS encoding DUF1702 family protein, with the protein MSATRAWPALRRRVLTPGISNTLLSVRGFHEKTPESREMLETVGAMFLTGYGHAAEAGSSEEARERLEQIPERFRGFAYEGAAMGFAVRDGLPLGGRGHTAAFVDGPARHHSYMAYVGVGWAMARLPRFRWRTLYAPDPLLRWLVLDGYGFHQAYFRTEQYVHRQFQEPEFPWPADGPLWYAQRAIDQGIGRALWFVAGTDPERAADLVDAFPASRRSDLYSGVGLAATYAGGADADELKALLVRSGEYRSDLAQGAVFAATAREEAGLLVPHNRLATEVLLGTTPEAVAELSRRTRPDVAGDGREPAYETWRRRIAAEFPVTPDTLS; encoded by the coding sequence ATGAGCGCAACCCGTGCCTGGCCGGCGCTGCGGCGCCGGGTCCTGACCCCCGGCATCTCGAACACGCTGCTGTCGGTCCGCGGCTTCCACGAGAAGACGCCGGAGAGCCGGGAGATGCTGGAGACCGTCGGCGCCATGTTCCTGACCGGCTACGGCCACGCCGCCGAGGCGGGGTCGTCGGAGGAGGCGCGCGAGCGGCTGGAGCAGATCCCCGAGCGGTTCCGCGGCTTCGCCTACGAGGGCGCGGCCATGGGCTTCGCGGTGCGTGACGGGCTGCCGCTGGGCGGCCGCGGCCACACCGCGGCGTTCGTGGACGGTCCGGCCCGCCACCACTCGTACATGGCCTATGTCGGGGTGGGGTGGGCGATGGCCCGGCTGCCGCGGTTCCGCTGGCGGACCCTGTACGCGCCCGACCCGCTGCTGCGCTGGCTGGTGCTGGACGGCTACGGCTTCCACCAGGCGTACTTCCGCACCGAGCAGTACGTGCACCGGCAGTTCCAGGAGCCGGAGTTCCCGTGGCCGGCCGACGGCCCGCTCTGGTACGCCCAGCGCGCCATCGACCAGGGCATCGGACGGGCCCTGTGGTTCGTCGCGGGCACCGATCCCGAGCGCGCCGCCGACCTGGTGGACGCGTTCCCGGCCTCCCGGCGGTCCGACCTGTACAGCGGGGTGGGCCTGGCAGCCACCTACGCGGGCGGCGCGGACGCGGACGAGTTGAAGGCACTGCTGGTACGCAGCGGCGAGTACCGCTCGGACCTGGCCCAGGGCGCGGTGTTCGCCGCGACGGCCCGCGAGGAGGCCGGCCTGCTCGTCCCGCACAACCGGCTGGCCACGGAGGTGCTGCTGGGCACCACCCCGGAGGCCGTCGCCGAGCTGAGCCGCCGCACCCGGCCGGACGTGGCGGGCGACGGGCGGGAGCCGGCGTACGAGACGTGGCGGCGGCGGATCGCGGCCGAGTTCCCCGTCACACCGGACACCCTGTCGTGA
- a CDS encoding sulfatase-like hydrolase/transferase translates to MNILFLMTDQHRVDTLGAYGNPHVATPNLDRLAGSGTRFDRFYTPTAICTPARASLLTGQAPFRHRLLANHERNVGYLEDLREDVFTFPEALAERGYRLGLVGKWHGGTERNAASYGFEGPDLPGWHNPVDHPDYLAYLDERGLPPYRISDPVRGVSPNGNPGNLLAARLHQPVEATFEHYLADRAIEQLERYAAGGSPFYLATHFFGPHLPYLLPDAYYDRYDPDLVELPPSIAETFEGKPPVQRNYSAHWTFDTMPIETTRKLIAVYWGYVTLIDEQIGRILTRLDELGLTDDTSVFFTADHGEFTGAHRLHDKGPAMYEDIYRIPGIVRVPGQPPQVRQEFASLTDCTATILELAGCDPAPAVDSRSLLPLVRGEHPRWPQELLAEFHGHHFPYPQRMIRDDRYKLVVNPESVNELYDLDADPHELANRYRHPEMRQVRDRLTRRLYDLLRERGDNFYHWMTPMYDIGALDHDPTLSSFEPAASPPA, encoded by the coding sequence GTGAACATCCTCTTCCTGATGACGGACCAGCACCGGGTCGACACCCTCGGCGCCTACGGCAACCCGCACGTGGCCACGCCGAACCTCGACCGGCTCGCCGGGTCCGGAACCCGTTTCGACCGCTTCTACACCCCGACCGCGATCTGCACCCCGGCCCGGGCCAGCCTGCTCACCGGCCAGGCCCCGTTCCGGCACCGGCTGCTGGCCAACCACGAGCGCAACGTCGGCTACCTGGAGGACCTGCGCGAGGACGTCTTCACCTTCCCCGAGGCGCTGGCCGAGCGCGGCTACCGCCTCGGGCTGGTCGGCAAGTGGCACGGCGGCACCGAACGCAACGCCGCCTCCTACGGCTTCGAGGGTCCGGACCTGCCGGGCTGGCACAACCCCGTCGACCACCCCGACTACCTGGCCTACCTCGACGAGCGCGGGCTGCCCCCGTACCGGATCAGCGATCCGGTGCGCGGTGTGAGCCCCAACGGCAACCCGGGCAACCTGCTGGCGGCGCGGCTGCACCAGCCCGTCGAGGCGACCTTCGAGCACTACCTCGCCGACCGCGCCATCGAGCAGCTGGAGCGGTACGCGGCCGGCGGCAGCCCCTTCTACCTCGCCACCCACTTCTTCGGCCCGCACCTGCCCTACCTGCTGCCCGACGCCTACTACGACCGCTACGACCCGGACCTGGTGGAGCTGCCGCCCTCGATCGCCGAGACCTTCGAGGGCAAGCCGCCGGTGCAGCGCAACTACAGCGCGCACTGGACGTTCGACACGATGCCGATCGAGACCACCCGCAAGCTCATCGCCGTCTACTGGGGTTACGTCACCCTCATCGACGAGCAGATCGGCCGCATCCTCACCCGGCTCGACGAACTCGGCCTGACCGACGACACGTCGGTGTTCTTCACCGCCGACCACGGCGAGTTCACCGGCGCCCACCGGCTGCACGACAAGGGCCCGGCCATGTACGAGGACATCTACCGCATCCCCGGCATCGTCCGCGTACCAGGACAACCCCCGCAGGTGCGGCAGGAGTTCGCCTCACTCACCGACTGCACCGCCACCATCCTGGAACTGGCCGGCTGCGACCCGGCCCCGGCCGTGGACAGCCGCAGCCTGCTGCCGCTGGTGCGCGGCGAACATCCGCGGTGGCCGCAGGAGTTGCTCGCCGAGTTCCACGGGCACCACTTCCCGTACCCGCAGCGGATGATCCGCGACGACCGCTACAAGCTCGTCGTCAATCCGGAGTCGGTCAACGAGCTCTACGACCTGGACGCCGACCCGCACGAGTTGGCCAACCGCTACCGGCACCCGGAGATGCGCCAGGTCCGCGACCGCCTCACCCGCCGCCTGTACGACCTGCTGCGCGAGCGGGGCGACAACTTCTACCACTGGATGACGCCCATGTACGACATCGGCGCCCTCGACCACGACCCGACCCTCAGCTCCTTCGAACCGGCGGCCTCCCCGCCGGCCTGA
- a CDS encoding aliphatic sulfonate ABC transporter substrate-binding protein, which translates to MSVSRRTLLSSLSVAALSLTAAACSSSGGSSGGSSSPSGSGGSGGGTRKIRFGYIADFNGSSLLAIADHLGLWKKAGLSPSVKVFTNGPIQITALGAGDLDFGYIGPGAMWLPASGKAKVIAIDTLTDADRVIAQPGITSLAQLKGRKVGVPEGTSGEMILNLALQKAGLSESDVKKVPMDPSTLVAAFSAGQIDGAGFYYPLIDTIKKRVPKLVELAADSDFPDHAFPTAFVSGPKTDPELTEKVVSVLAQANDWRAANKDQAVKLAAGLLQVSQSQAAADAAHVQLLTSSDLVAKTKDGTVDTWLDGLAQFFVGSGQLKKAPAASTFYDGALFTKAATR; encoded by the coding sequence ATGTCCGTCTCCCGCCGCACCCTGCTCTCCTCGCTCTCCGTCGCCGCGCTGTCGCTCACCGCTGCCGCGTGCTCCTCGTCCGGCGGTTCGTCCGGCGGTTCGTCCAGCCCATCCGGTTCCGGCGGCTCCGGCGGCGGGACGAGAAAGATCCGCTTCGGCTACATCGCGGACTTCAACGGCTCCAGCCTGCTCGCGATAGCCGACCACCTGGGCCTGTGGAAGAAGGCCGGACTGTCGCCCTCGGTGAAGGTGTTCACCAACGGCCCCATCCAGATCACGGCGTTGGGCGCCGGCGACCTCGACTTCGGCTACATCGGCCCGGGCGCCATGTGGCTGCCGGCCAGCGGCAAGGCGAAGGTGATCGCCATCGACACGCTCACCGACGCCGACCGGGTGATCGCCCAGCCCGGGATCACCTCCCTCGCCCAGCTCAAGGGCCGCAAGGTGGGTGTTCCGGAAGGCACTTCGGGCGAGATGATCCTCAACCTGGCTCTGCAAAAGGCCGGGTTGAGCGAGTCGGACGTCAAGAAGGTGCCGATGGACCCCTCGACGCTGGTGGCCGCGTTCTCCGCCGGGCAGATCGACGGCGCCGGCTTCTACTACCCGCTCATCGACACCATCAAGAAGCGGGTGCCGAAGCTCGTCGAGCTCGCCGCCGACAGCGACTTCCCCGACCACGCCTTCCCCACCGCGTTCGTCTCCGGCCCGAAGACGGACCCGGAGCTCACCGAGAAGGTCGTCTCCGTCCTCGCCCAGGCCAACGACTGGCGCGCGGCCAACAAGGACCAGGCCGTCAAGCTGGCCGCCGGGCTGCTCCAGGTCTCGCAGTCGCAGGCGGCGGCCGACGCCGCGCACGTCCAGCTGCTCACCTCCAGCGACCTGGTGGCGAAGACGAAGGACGGCACGGTGGACACGTGGCTGGACGGACTGGCCCAGTTCTTCGTCGGCTCCGGCCAGTTGAAGAAGGCACCGGCCGCCTCCACCTTCTACGACGGCGCGCTGTTCACCAAGGCGGCCACCCGGTGA
- a CDS encoding ABC transporter ATP-binding protein, whose translation MTPKISFRDVTRTHLVKGGVFTAVERLSLDIGEREFVTVVGPSGCGKSTLLNLAAGLDTPTSGEVVVDGRPVTGPGPDRGVIFQQYALFPWLTVRRNVEFGLRVAGVGGAERRRRADEAIALVGLTDFADALPKTLSGGMKQRCAIARAYAVDPDVLLMDEPFGALDAMTRVQLQDQLLDTWSRQTRTVVFVTHDVEEAVYLARRVVVMAARPGRVHRVVDVDLPYPRTEQTRLSPEFARLRNEVWSAVHHQGPPAEQQPAA comes from the coding sequence ATGACCCCCAAGATCTCGTTCCGGGACGTCACCCGGACCCACCTCGTCAAGGGCGGCGTGTTCACCGCCGTGGAGCGGCTGTCACTGGACATCGGCGAGCGCGAGTTCGTCACCGTGGTCGGCCCGTCCGGCTGCGGGAAGAGCACGCTGCTGAACCTGGCCGCCGGGCTCGACACGCCCACCTCCGGCGAGGTGGTGGTGGACGGCAGGCCCGTCACCGGACCCGGCCCGGACCGCGGGGTGATCTTCCAGCAGTACGCGCTCTTCCCGTGGCTGACGGTCCGGCGCAACGTGGAGTTCGGCCTCCGGGTGGCCGGCGTGGGCGGCGCGGAACGGCGGCGCCGGGCGGACGAGGCGATCGCGCTGGTGGGCCTCACCGACTTCGCGGACGCGCTGCCCAAGACCCTCTCCGGCGGTATGAAGCAGCGCTGCGCCATCGCCCGCGCCTACGCCGTCGACCCCGACGTGCTGCTGATGGACGAGCCGTTCGGCGCGCTCGACGCGATGACCCGGGTACAGCTCCAGGACCAGCTGCTGGACACCTGGAGCCGGCAGACCCGCACCGTCGTCTTCGTCACGCACGACGTGGAGGAGGCCGTCTACCTGGCCCGCCGGGTGGTGGTGATGGCCGCACGGCCGGGCCGGGTGCACCGGGTCGTGGACGTCGACCTTCCCTACCCGAGGACCGAACAGACCCGGCTGTCACCGGAGTTCGCCCGGCTGCGCAACGAGGTGTGGAGCGCCGTCCACCACCAGGGTCCGCCCGCCGAGCAGCAGCCTGCCGCCTGA
- a CDS encoding ABC transporter permease, translated as MPAPALNAVSLVAGVALWALLAAHGVGDLPGPLAVARRGWDMLRDGTLEGDVLASLRRVLAGFALGTVAAVLVGFLMGWYPVARALCEPWVQFFRTIPPLALIPLAVVVLGIGETPKIFVIFLAAFLSSVVATLQGVVGVDRTLVDAARVLGAKDRTIFVRVVVPAAAPFILVGMRIGLGSAWATLVAAELIAAQEGLGFRMQHAETYYDLDTIFVGLVAIGVLGLVMDRLLLLAERRLTRWQERR; from the coding sequence GTGCCCGCGCCGGCGCTCAACGCGGTGTCGCTGGTCGCCGGGGTGGCCCTGTGGGCGCTGCTGGCCGCGCACGGCGTCGGGGACCTGCCCGGGCCGCTGGCGGTGGCCCGGCGCGGCTGGGACATGCTGCGCGACGGGACGCTGGAGGGCGACGTGCTCGCCAGCCTGCGCCGGGTGCTGGCCGGGTTCGCGCTGGGCACGGTGGCCGCCGTCCTGGTCGGGTTCCTGATGGGCTGGTACCCGGTGGCGCGGGCGCTGTGCGAGCCGTGGGTGCAGTTCTTCCGCACCATCCCGCCGCTGGCGCTGATCCCGCTGGCGGTGGTGGTGCTGGGCATCGGCGAGACGCCGAAGATCTTCGTGATCTTCCTGGCGGCGTTCCTGTCCAGCGTGGTCGCCACCCTCCAGGGCGTCGTCGGGGTGGACCGCACCCTGGTGGACGCGGCCCGGGTACTGGGCGCCAAGGACCGGACGATCTTCGTGCGGGTGGTGGTGCCGGCCGCGGCGCCGTTCATCCTCGTCGGCATGCGCATCGGGCTCGGCTCGGCCTGGGCGACGCTGGTCGCCGCGGAGCTGATCGCCGCCCAGGAGGGCCTCGGCTTCCGGATGCAGCACGCCGAGACGTACTACGACCTCGACACCATCTTCGTGGGACTGGTCGCCATCGGCGTGCTGGGCCTGGTCATGGACCGGCTGCTGCTGCTCGCCGAGCGCCGTCTCACCCGCTGGCAGGAGCGGCGATGA